A genomic region of Nymphaea colorata isolate Beijing-Zhang1983 chromosome 2, ASM883128v2, whole genome shotgun sequence contains the following coding sequences:
- the LOC116247680 gene encoding crocetin glucosyltransferase, chloroplastic-like: MCSSHGSNTGRVRERRAERCRTMSPHIMLVAFPAQGHINPILQLAKLLASRGVLTTFVTTTHAHNLISRSAAATTITGLSFASISDGYDSSVETTAPDYAQNLNRHGPSSLTSLVRSLAASGQPVDCIAYNFLLTWAADVASSLGVPSALLWIQPASVLSIFYHFVEQSPHLFGDNSGDIHLAGLPSLHAHDLPTFLLPEDVIYHAVCHNLSSMFRAIKDSKTKWVLVNSFDALEPEAIAQMRSIFPGVAAVGPLIPSAFMDAKDPKDTSFGGDLLNQKHPNNGCTTPDRSVLEWLDSRPEASVVYISFGTWAKLAAAQLEEVAIWLTESVHGFLWVVRPPENYGGFPIGFEEAVKKRGMVAEWCSQVEVLNHPAVSCFVTHSGWNSTLEGLVSGKPMVCLPQWSEQPTNAKFVQDVWQTGVRAKRGEDDVVGREELRRCVEEVVGEQRGKEVRENAAKYKELAKKATADGGSSERSMRAFIDDNVPKILASSGPSEGNNQR, from the coding sequence ATGTGTAGCTCCCATGGTTCAAACACCggcagagtgagagagagaagggcagAACGTTGCCGGACAATGTCTCCCCACATAATGCTGGTTGCCTTTCCGGCTCAAGGCCATATCAACCCCATTCTCCAATTAGCCAAGCTCCTCGCCAGCCGTGGCGTTCTCACCACCTTCGTCACCACAACCCACGCCCACAATCTCATCAGCCGCAgcgccgccgccaccaccattACCGGCCTCTCCTTTGCCTCCATCTCCGATGGCTATGACTCGTCAGTCGAAACAACTGCGCCGGACTATGCTCAAAACCTTAACCGTCACGGCCCCTCATCTCTTACGTCCCTCGTCCGCTCGCTCGCCGCTTCCGGCCAACCCGTCGACTGCATCGCCTACAATTTTCTTCTCACGTGGGCCGCCGACGTCGCTTCCAGCCTCGGTGTCCCCTCGGCTCTGCTGTGGATCCAACCAGCCTCCGTTCTGTCGATCTTCTACCACTTCGTGGAACAGTCCCCCCACCTGTTCGGCGACAATTCGGGCGATATCCACCTTGCCGGCCTACCCTCCCTCCACGCACACGACCTCCCCACCTTCCTCCTCCCTGAAGACGTTATCTATCATGCTGTCTGCCACAACCTCTCCAGCATGTTCAGAGCCATCAAGGATTCCAAAACCAAATGGGTGCTCGTCAATTCCTTCGACGCTCTCGAGCCAGAAGCCATCGCCCAAATGCGCTCCATTTTTCCCGGTGTTGCCGCCGTCGGTCCGTTGATCCCCTCAGCCTTCATGGACGCCAAAGATCCCAAGGATACCTCCTTCGGCGGTGATCTGTTGAACCAGAAGCATCCCAATAACGGATGCACGACACCGGACAGAAGCGTTCTTGAATGGCTCGACTCAAGACCTGAAGCCTCAGTCGTGTATATTTCGTTCGGCACTTGGGCGAAGCTGGCAGCCGCGCAGTTGGAAGAAGTGGCCATCTGGTTGACGGAGTCCGTGCACGGCTTCCTCTGGGTAGTGAGACCGCCTGAGAACTACGGCGGGTTTCCTATCGGTTTCGAGGAAGCGGTGAAGAAGAGGGGGATGGTGGCGGAGTGGTGCTCGCAAGTAGAGGTGTTGAACCACCCTGCAGTGAGCTGCTTCGTGACCCATTCCGGTTGGAACTCGACATTGGAGGGGCTGGTGAGCGGGAAGCCGATGGTGTGCCTGCCTCAGTGGAGCGAGCAACCGACCAACGCGAAGTTCGTGCAGGACGTGTGGCAGACGGGCGTGAGGGCGAAGCGAGGGGAGGACGACGTGGTCGGAAGGGAGGAGCTCCGGCGGTGCGTGGAGGAGGTGGTGGGAGAACAGCGGGGCAAGGAGGTGAGGGAGAACGCTGCCAAGTACAAGGAGCTCGCCAAGAAGGCCACGGCGGACGGCGGGTCGTCGGAACGGAGCATGAGGGCCTTCATTGACGATAACGTTCCGAAGATCTTGGCATCATCTGGGCCATCGGAAGGGAACAATCAACGGTGA